A genomic region of Plasmodium malariae genome assembly, chromosome: 14 contains the following coding sequences:
- the PmUG01_14073300 gene encoding mitochondrial ribosomal protein L23 precursor, putative, which translates to MFLSFIRLTPPKTPRNVFFPWQTFSVHKSGTFLEKNRLALRVPINLTKFEIREYLRKIYNAKVIKVNTLIKVPERRRNLSDYRFNYYRNGPRYKKAIITLEHEVPDSVKMIQSCKNIGRNPYITKKNVIYGVRSDVKITPTRSQLWHMGECRYSWRLPLTNLLADYKMNLNPDLRIDENLVQLAPDVTKPFMHSGISSETFKPNNVPKQTFPHIDLTPWRRQVKKIYDSGTLAPPESFPRDSKRHQMVESGNANKGAKRSPRSSQWKPPS; encoded by the exons ATGTTTCTTAGCTTTATTCGTTTGACACCTCCCAAAACACCaagaaatgttttttttccatGGCAAACTTTTAGCGTGCACAAGTCAGGAacttttttagaaaaaaataggtTAGCTTTAAGAGTGCCTATCAATTTAACTAAATTTGAAATTCGagaatatttaagaaaaatatataatgcaaaGGTTATCAAAGTTAATACATTAATTAAAGTGCCAGAGAGAAGAAGGAATTTAAGTGACTAtcgttttaattattatagaaatggaccaagatataaaaaagcaaTCATAACCTTAGAACATGAGGTACCTGACAGTGTTAAGATGATTCAatcatgtaaaaatataggtAGAAATCCATacattactaaaaaaaatgttatttatgGCGTTAGAAGTGATGTCAAAATTACTCCTACAAGATCTCAGCTGTGGCATATGGGGGAATGTAGATACTCATGGAGATTACCTTTAACAAATTTGCTTGCGGATTATAAGATGAATTTAAATCCTGACTTGAGAATTGACGAAAATTTAGTTCAGCTCGCACCAGATGTTACGAAACCTTTTATGCATTCCGGTATTTCATCAGAAACATTTAAACCAAATAATGTACCTAAGCAAACCTTTCCGCAC aTTGATTTAACACCTTGGAGAAgacaagtaaaaaaaatttacgaCTCAGGCACTTTAGCGCCACCTGAATCTTTTCCTCGTGATTCAAAAAGACATCAAATGGTTGAAAGTGGCAATGCAAATAAAGGTGCTAAAAGATCACCAAGAAGTAGTCAATGGAAACCTCCTtcatag
- a CDS encoding transcription factor with AP2 domain(s), putative, with protein sequence MNYEMNAKEKLSKNEKIKKKRDGYNTNSNNQTKNGCYEEKGNLYFPEYYEQRNNGYNNSTYDLINVLNKNGMHDDGQNNSDRRSTTLNDECDYDGDLRGSHDTVHSSSIYGNKTQVENYDSSSKYNEINFSNNVNQSLIRLFNINAGAKLEQSKYKGNSSSSSSSYSNNGNNGNNNKSNSSVHNSSSNNSNSSSSNNSNSSSSNNSNSSSSNNMNGKTFHSKMVPSNTHSSVSEINIIDEEKCEIKMDTKFIGRYIQNEQGKENNCEVSHYGSDKSNFTDKVDSMYQEHSAAYQHKQNNRVNDYMDRKNAPENNDAFNKILTSRKKKIYSKDKQNSESNVVKYNNKDYIDKMLHNINKINTNNNNFVNVANTDIHMISEEDNIFKNDIAKKVLNNKNYLQTLNKNVENNDKSSAEQYNKCINVNHLKNGINDVFSELKCVNNDSTVSRGRSNARSSTSTSGSSNNTSNRVDQKEEFCGQNNGMSARDNCGNRGNSSNLNIQNKKLINDRDSKKIPGLRTSSDHVMKDQERYTDKAYNLMDTDSCNFALNNNNVSLNDRCKKIMIKSSCSLSSSSSSNIRENMLKTSEHIKMKSSLSGYDYCNYTVNNCSNRKNAVVNSHKVLSGEHSENTCEVRSSNNKMCILNNKKAFKSKKDKKMNNSSNSNTSSNTCSNISRNCSSKNNEDVYVTEDNGYYDKQKLCKVKYNTANSVGHTKCANEAIDDPSSCNSSLMKRTNRDQNNSMSSKYSTSDVYENKYGINDSKNVKKSLDIICGSKLVNINCQNNYYLMYNKESNDNYNKKNTNELENANPNETLLFNGIEKQQKDTSLNSHDSLLLKNVSYNDMYSSSLKDIRDEHFDYLKRNEESYKNLNFIVDAHEEVDIDDSVIYHKKINESVNSQSEESFTYNVRTCKEGERGGADEEYIEDEVEQTEDELININKDSKHEIDEELTEEVIEEEENCCSEWNENYNNEMKVVKKKVKKVKEKKFVKKNIAHKINGNDVQEDDFSKNKNDLYSLHYEDIYKGLLNMKNGGNRDELIKKNLLSALVSCMSLNKSENVQKFYNEQKVQKQNITHHPCVKRGALNTVTNDVLCDIGDEVNRDQVHSQVHNAMRSEECDHGLKNFAHFDNLKKKRKYHFKDLLNLLNNDETTKELRKDKLKELLENNANLQDIIIKLHEHNLLNHARYDAYDNNSNYDVNMKEEDVKNNSVKECKNKKAKKYTNMPGNKKELNEVLHYDEEYDNEKRHSNDNHDNLINVINYNDNSNDVKYVDELNSAANRMNKEEFHINNDHYKKIKLSVNYNEWNSNNEQRKIVMNRNEAGKAVDGNRRRANENIQGRASVYNSSSGNSYDICSMSNSHSHEVMNEKTQNDENDFNKYSAIVDELRYRKSRTDSDSIDFVGNDDEIKSMHVRNYYDNHEMLSNIKKYDSDDMCNKKYRDISNNEKQHKMYMSDIMKGSNVNSSNDNYFKLHSNLPSNLLSTSTSSSYSNDNLKISSNNCSVNDWSSNTYTNKYPMEENLPSNLNVNSQTNSHINKNGNNSYDKKRRRCDKSNVADLYNTSTPHEANINGSNIKVIDNDLSNEHYINQRNKQHFINLLNKMEVDNKATPKAALNNEYIINESMRNGSMDIYQKKQKVEEKENHEKEEDTLIETQDELQQQLAHQFNVSMNSSLNLTYHMTSDNFDENNKDLLWENILRQVSKGYEDKMKENSNNYGNRNVQFEKKMLFKSKSYNDNNTFLSLFLKRNISSFSDYKGPDVSHLHKNTLHNKNCGNEGKEFLLNRTNSLNINLNRVKGEQLDYHNEVNISSDVKGGKGRSSNDYGSNSNYNNISSNSNSNVNMNSNNNYSYSNYQGVSRFQGREQIVNSLCTESLKLSEDACDTHKEAPNNNLSYNESVVKHEDGKRDNEKEETANESMNNLTSDLTNGMENELTNELTNEVSNDMSNGTSNPVGSVIKNEIDITICTLANCPTHNPQSYIKNVSKKGDGQDGGMVKEENDELKRIPGVYYDKNSQRWFGEHKINGIKCAQSFAVKKHGCEEAKRLAIEWKKARIRGEVWDRFINKKKKSNSNNNCVSKASKSSRPSVEELRLKYLSMSKNMPKVRGVWFNSTPQRMGWVGQAYKKCKRIERIFSVNKYGFEGARKLAIAFRNSQKPSNEDSDEDSWSKDDKVNIKNSEENISNYEYKNTYMNSINGTKNENNNTIDNDTSNDIEGADARINLCRDALLFILHDLETILELNIPMLNNNINMYKICIKHHLNYLTLIKSEEQIIPYLNVFGDYIQRCILPTDLPYAELYVLIDSLIHNDILPSFDHKENFAEYAVVEDPGIITPSMLL encoded by the coding sequence ATGAATTATGAAATGAatgcaaaagaaaaattatcgaagaatgaaaagataaaaaaaaaaagggatgGGTATAATACAAATAGCAATAATCAAACAAAAAATGGATGTTATGAAGAAAAGgggaatttatattttcctgaatattatgaacaaagAAATAATGGTTATAATAACTCAACATACGATTTGATAAATGtactaaataaaaatggaatgCATGATGATGGACAGAACAATAGTGATAGAAGAAGCACAACGTTAAATGATGAATGTGATTATGATGGGGACTTAAGAGGCTCACATGATACTGTACATAGCAGTAGTATATATGGGAACAAAACACAAGTTGAGAATTATGACAGTTcaagtaaatataatgaaattaacTTCAGTAATAACGTGAATCAGTCTCTGATAAGGTTATTTAACATTAATGCTGGTGCTAAATTGGAACAGAGTAAATACAAAGGCaacagtagtagtagtagtagtagttaCAGCAATAACGGTAATAACggcaataataacaaaagcAATAGTAGCGTCCATAACAGTAGCAGTAACAACAGCaatagtagtagcagtaacAACAGCAATAGCAGCAGCAGTAACAACAGCAATAGCAGCAGCAGTAACAATATGAATGGTAAAACGTTTCATAGTAAAATGGTTCCAAGTAATACCCATTCAAGCGTGagtgaaataaatataatagatGAGGAAAAGtgtgaaataaaaatggataCAAAGTTTATTGGtagatatatacaaaatgagCAAGGcaaagaaaataattgtGAAGTATCACATTATGGTTCAGACAAATCTAATTTTACAGACAAGGTGGATAGCATGTATCAAGAACATTCAGCTGCTTATCAAcacaaacaaaataatagaGTTAATGATTACATGGACAGAAAAAATGCACCTGAAAATAATGAtgcatttaataaaatattaacaagtagaaagaaaaaaatatattcaaaagaCAAACAAAATAGTGAATCAAATGTtgttaaatataacaataaggattatattgataaaatgttgcacaatataaataagattaatacgaataataataattttgtcaATGTAGCCAATACAGATATTCATATGATTTCAGAAGaggataatatttttaaaaatgatatagcAAAAAAggttttaaataataagaattatttacaaacattaaataaaaatgtagaaaataatgataaatcaTCAGCAGAGCAGTATAACAAATGCATTAACGTGAACCACTTAAAAAATGGGATCAATGATGTGTTTTCAGAACTTAAGTGCGTCAATAATGACAGTACTGTAAGTAGAGGGAGAAGCAACGCAAGAAGTAGTACTAGTACCAGTGGCAGTAGTAACAATACAAGTAACAGAGTTGATCAGAAAGAAGAATTTTGTGGTCAAAATAATGGCATGTCTGCGCGTGATAATTGCGGTAACAGGGGAAACAGTAGTAATTTGAATATACAGAATAAGAAGCTGATCAATGATAGAGACAGTAAGAAGATTCCAGGATTGCGCACCAGTAGTGATCATGTTATGAAAGATCAGGAAAGGTATACGGACAAAGCGTACAATCTTATGGATACCGATTCATGTAATTTtgctttaaataataataatgttagtTTAAATGACAGGTGCAAGAAAATTATGATCAAGTCATCATGTTCATTGTCATCGTCTTCATCAAGTAATATTCGggaaaatatgttaaaaacgtccgaacatataaaaatgaaatctTCATTAAGCGGTTATGACTATTGTAACTATACAGTTAATAACTGTTCAAATAGAAAGAATGCGGTCGTAAACTCACACAAGGTGTTGAGTGGAGAACATAGCGAAAATACATGTGAAGTAAgaagtagtaataataagatgtgcattttgaataataaaaaggcaTTCAAGAGTAAGAAGGACAAAAAGATGAATAACAGTAGCAATAGTAATACCAGTAGCAACACCTGTAGCAATATTAGTAGGAATTGCAGCagcaaaaataatgaagatgTTTATGTAACTGAAGATAATGGGTATTATGACAAACAGAAATTATGCaaagttaaatataatacagcAAACAGCGTAGGCCATACTAAATGCGCGAATGAAGCGATCGACGATCCGTCAAGTTGTAATAGTTCTTTGATGAAGAGAACAAATAGGGATCAAAATAATTCAATGAGCAGTAAATACTCAACTAGTGatgtatatgaaaataagtATGGTATAAATGATAGTAAAAATGTTAAGAAAAGTTTGGATATAATATGCGGTTCTAAACTAGTGAACATAAACTGTCAGAACAactattatttaatgtataaCAAGGAGAGCaatgataattataacaaaaagaaTACTAATGAACTTGAAAATGCAAACCCGAATGAAACATTGTTATTTAATGGGATAGAAAAACAGCAGAAGGATACATCACTGAATAGTCATGATTCACTGTTATTGAAAAATGTATCATATAACGATATGTACTCATCAAGTCTGAAAGATATACGTGATGAACATTTTGACTATTTAAAACGAAATGAAGAATCctataaaaatttgaatttcATTGTTGATGCTCATGAGGAGGTAGATATAGATGACTCTGTAATTTaccacaaaaaaataaatgaatctGTTAATTCGCAATCTGAGGAATCGTTTACCTATAACGTTAGAACGTGTAAAGAGGGAGAAAGGGGGGGGGCAGATGAAGAATACATCGAGGATGAGGTGGAGCAGACTGAGGATGAACTGATAAACATTAACAAGGATAGTAAGCACGAAATAGATGAAGAGTTGACTGAAGAGGTTATCGAAGAGGAAGAAAATTGCTGTAGTGAATggaatgaaaattataataacgaAATGAAGGttgtaaagaaaaaagtaaaaaaagttaaagaaaaaaaattcgtaaaaaagaatattgcGCATAAGATAAACGGAAATGATGTGCAGGAAGATGATTTTTCGAAAAATAAGAATGACTTATATTCTCTTCATTatgaagatatatataaaggccttttaaatatgaaaaatggaGGTAATAGAGAtgagttaataaaaaaaaatttgttgaGTGCGCTGGTAAGCTGTATGAGCTTGAATAAAAGCGAAAATgtgcaaaaattttataacgAACAGAAGGTacaaaagcaaaatataacGCATCATCCATGTGTTAAGAGGGGAGCGTTAAATACGGTAACAAATGATGTACTATGTGATATTGGAGATGAAGTGAATAGGGACCAAGTGCACAGCCAAGTGCATAATGCAATGCGAAGTGAGGAATGCGATCATGGGTTGAAGAATTTTGCTCATTTTGATAATttgaagaagaaaagaaaataccaTTTTAAGGATTTATTGAATTTACTTAATAATGATGAAACAACAAAAGAGTtaagaaaagataaattaaagGAATTATTAGAAAACAATGCAAATTTACAGgacattataattaaattacatGAACATAATTTGTTAAACCATGCAAGATATGATGCGTATgataataattctaattatGATGTAAATATGAAAGAAGAGGATGTAAAAAACAATAGTGTAAAGGAGtgtaagaataaaaaagcgAAAAAGTATACGAACATGCCAGGTAATAAAAAGGAGCTTAATGAAGTTTTGCACTATGACGAAGAAtatgataatgaaaaacGTCATTCGAATGATAATCatgataatttaattaatgtaATCAATTATAATGATAACAGTAATGATGTAAAATATGTGGATGAATTAAACAGTGCTGCTAACAGAATGAATAAAGAAGAATtccatataaataatgatcaTTACAAGAAAATAAAGCTTTCCGTTAATTATAATGAATGGAATAGTAATAATGAGCAGAGAAAAATAGTAATGAATAGAAATGAAGCGGGAAAAGCAGTTGACGGAAATAGAAGAAGGgctaatgaaaatatacaagGTAGAGCCTCTGTGTATAATAGTAGCAGTGGAAATAGCTATGATATCTGCAGTATGTCCAATTCTCATTCACATGAAGTTATGAACGAAAAGACACagaatgatgaaaatgattttaacaaatattcCGCTATTGTGGATGAATTACGTTATCGTAAAAGTAGGACGGATAGTGATAGCATTGATTTTGTGGGGAATGATGATGAGATTAAATCAATGCATGTACGAAATTATTATGACAATCATGAAATGTTAAGTAATATTAAGAAGTACGATTCGGATGATatgtgtaataaaaaatatagagatATATCGAATAATGAAAAGCAgcataaaatgtatatgtcTGATATTATGAAAGGGAGTAATGTAAATAGCAGTAATGATAACTACTTCAAATTGCATTCGAATCTACCAAGTAATTTGCTAAGCACAAGCACAAGCAGTAGTTATAGCAATGATAATCTAAAAATTAGTTCAAATAATTGCAGCGTGAATGATTGGTCATCAAATACGTATACCAATAAATACCCCATGGAGGAAAATCTACCTAGTAACTTAAACGTTAACTCGCAAACGAATTcacacataaataaaaatggcaATAACTCTTACGATAAAAAGAGGAGAAGATGTGATAAGAGTAACGTAGCGGATTTATATAATACGTCTACTCCTCACGAAGCCAATATAAATGGTTCGAATATTAAAGTTATTGACAATGATTTAAGTAATGAGCATTACATCAACCAGAGGAATAAGCagcattttattaatttattaaataaaatggagGTAGATAATAAAGCTACTCCAAAGGCAGCGTTGAATAATGAGTACATAATTAATGAATCAATGAGAAATGGTAGTATGgatatatatcaaaagaaacaaaaagtaGAAGAGAAAGAAAATCATGAAAAGGAAGAGGATACGCTAATAGAAACACAAGATGAATTACAACAGCAGTTAGCACATCAATTTAACGTTAGTATGAATAGTAGTCTCAATTTAACATATCATATGACTAGTGATAATTTTGATGAGAATAATAAAGATTTATTATGGGAAAATATCTTAAGACAAGTATCAAAGGGGTATGAAGATAAGATGAAAGAAAACTCAAATAATTATGGGAATAGAAATGTTCAATTTGAAAAGAAGATGttatttaaaagtaaaagttataatgataataacacatttttaagtttatttttgaaaaggaatatttcatcattttctgATTATAAAGGACCCGATGTATCACATTTACACAAGAACACAttgcataataaaaattgtgGGAATGAAGGTAAAGAATTTTTGCTAAATAGGACCAAcagtttaaatataaatttaaaccGAGTGAAGGGAGAGCAACTAGATTACCACAATGAGGTGAACATAAGTAGTGACGTTAAAGGCGGCAAGGGTAGAAGCAGTAACGATTATGGTAGTAATAGTAACTATAACAACattagtagtaatagtaatagtaatgttaatatgaatagtaataacaactACAGCTACAGCAATTACCAAGGCGTGAGCAGATTCCAGGGAAGAGAGCAGATTGTCAATTCTCTTTGCACGGAATCGCTTAAATTGTCGGAGGATGCATGCGATACTCATAAGGAAGCTCCGAATAATAACTTGAGTTACAATGAAAGCGTCGTAAAACACGAGGATGGAAAAAGAGATAATGAAAAGGAGGAAACGGCAAATGAATCGATGAACAATTTGACAAGCGACTTGACCAACGGAATGGAAAACGAACTGACGAACGAGCTGACCAACGAAGTTTCTAATGATATGTCAAATGGAACATCAAACCCTGTAGGATCAGTgataaaaaacgaaatagaTATTACTATATGTACATTAGCAAACTGTCCAACGCATAACCCACAgagttatattaaaaatgtatccAAAAAAGGAGATGGTCAAGATGGGGGAATggtaaaagaagaaaatgatGAATTGAAAAGAATACCAGGTGTATATTATGATAAGAATTCACAAAGATGGTTTGGTgagcataaaataaatggtaTCAAATGTGCTCAAAGTTTTGCTGTTAAAAAACATGGATGTGAAGAAGCCAAAAGATTAGCAATTGAATGGAAAAAGGCTAGAATAAGAGGAGAAGTATGGGATcgatttattaataaaaaaaagaaaagtaatagtaacaataattgTGTCAGTAAAGCATCTAAATCAAGTAGACCATCAGTTGAAGAATTAcgattaaaatatttatctatgAGTAAAAATATGCCTAAAGTTCGAGGCGTATGGTTTAATTCTACACCTCAGAGAATGGGATGGGTAGGACAagcttataaaaaatgtaaaagaaTTGAAAGAATTTTTTCTGTTAATAAATATGGTTTTGAAGGTGCAAGGAAATTAGCTATTGCATTTCGAAATTCACAAAAACCGTCTAATGAAGATAGTGATGAGGATAGTTGGTCAAAGGATGATAAAgttaatataaagaattctgaagaaaatataagtaattatgaatataaaaatacctATATGAATTCTATCAATGGTACTAAGAATGAGAACAATAATACTATAGATAATGATACTAGTAATGATATTGAAGGTGCTGATGCaagaataaatttatgtagAGATGCActactatttattttacatgaTTTAGAAACTATATTAGAACTAAATATACCaatgttaaataataatattaacatgtataaaatatgtataaaacatcatttaaattatttaacgTTAATAAAGAGTGAAGAACAAATTATTCCTTATTTAAACGTTTTTGGTGATTATATACAACGATGTATTTTACCTACCGATCTCCCATATGCTGAACTTTATGTCTTAATTGATTCTTTGATTCATAATGATATACTTCCTTCTTTTGATCATAAGGAAAATTTCGCTGAGTACGCTGTAGTTGAGGACCCCGGAATAATAACTCCCTCTATgttattatga
- the PmUG01_14073200 gene encoding HD superfamily phosphohydrolase protein, putative, with protein MKFDIGNINEFSSVETFLRNISLDKEDKILQTFEVKNIRTIYDLMYTVSFFKFTNCADVCNDENVEISNALNVKIRSPHKHIFDSNHTANNKFKKENGDRHNSHDTELYNTLSVASNGKCNNYNTLLKSSVSSAMHIIGAHNKDICNGAYSSGTHNNSYHNNGTHNKDENNIIPNSIHCNSSEVKEMYDYYEKIKEERKNMKNKVDYVYFDIYINSDVIKIFPITDKDKEKLINFIYEIIETNDILMMCIYLNLGHLWPKFELYNIRNISLFEKLLSERKEFEWIKNDMGISFYEFVLIVNFILKVKKKRIFCNNIFNQFNEYNCKNKKIKNTKTICDKIHQFIEFDNWTFKNIIDNPFFQRLRKLSQLGACQFVYPGATHTRFEHSIGVGFLSSKYFTHLCNRANLSAYHGELNRMLRCVQIAGLCHDLGHGPFSHTFETFFMNYKKEDTENKWDHASMSLKIAEHIIENLIDQDDMIDVSDIKIIKKLIKGREHNKSTCGLDPIDSLIEASFDIICNNRNGLDADRFDYLQRDSAIAPPNGTLPSLNCNRIICQSAVINGHITYNVKEIHPVWTVYMNRFSLFKQVYTHRKVRAMELMLCDGFRLADDIFKWSESLHDLDSFLDLTDSSIIYDIKKRAQKVDCDEKIKNSLKLINSVIHDRNSEYAYKYISEINISEPKLIKYLKDVTNEDRIARYTHGLSPDDIIIDWNHLNYGVGANDPLDSVYFFSSDNENEAFIAHKEYRGTHPRYFEECNVRLYCKNKKVAHLAKEAHLKFISNDVFSETSPIYKEILK; from the coding sequence atGAAATTTGATATTggtaatataaatgaattttcCAGCGTAGAAACATTTTTACGCAATATATCACTGGACAAGGaagataaaattttacaaacGTTTGAAGTGAAGAATATAAGAACAATATACGATTTAATGTATACCGTTTCCTTctttaaatttacaaattgtGCTGACGTTTGCAATGATGAAAATGTTGAAATTAGTAATgcattaaatgtaaaaataaggagtccacataaacatattttcgATAGTAATCATACGGCAAATAATAAGttcaaaaaggaaaatggtGATCGCCATAATTCTCATGATACAGAGTTGTATAATACACTTAGTGTAGCAAGTAATGGTAAATGTAACAACTATAATACTTTATTGAAAAGTTCAGTTAGTAGCGCTATGCATATTATCGGAGCGCATAATAAGGATATATGCAACGGAGCATATAGCAGTGGGACACACAACAACAGCTATCACAACAATGGCACACATAACAAAGACGAGAATAACATAATTCCGAACTCTATACATTGCAACAGCAGTGAGGTAAAAGAGATGTATGattattatgaaaagatAAAGGAAGAGaggaaaaatatgaagaacaAGGTTGATTATGTTTACtttgacatatatataaactctGACGTAATTAAGATATTCCCCATAACAGATAAGgacaaagaaaaattaataaattttatatatgaaataattgaaacgaatgatattttaatgatgtgcatttatttgaatttagGACATTTATGGCCTAAGtttgaattatataatattcgaAATATTAGTTTATTTGAAAAGTTATTATCAGAACGAAAAGAATTTGAATggataaaaaatgatatggGTATATCCTTTTATGAATTTGTAttaattgttaattttattttaaaagtaaaaaaaaaaagaatattttgtaataatatttttaatcaatttaatgaatacaattgtaaaaataagaaaataaaaaataccaaAACTATTTGTGATAAAATTCATCAATTTATAGAATTTGATAATTggacatttaaaaatataatagataATCCATTTTTTCAAAGATTAAGAAAGTTATCACAGTTAGGAGCTTGCCAATTTGTTTATCCTGGTGCAACTCACACTCGATTTGAACATAGCATAGGGGTTGGTTTCTTatcttcaaaatattttacccATTTATGCAATCGTGCTAATTTATCTGCATATCATGGAGAATTAAATAGAATGCTTCGATGTGTGCAGATAGCTGGATTATGTCATGATTTAGGACATGGCCCGTTTAGTCATACATTTGaaactttttttatgaattataaaaaagaggaTACAGAAAATAAATGGGATCATGCATCCATGTCTCTTAAAATTGCAGAACatattattgaaaatttaattgATCAAGATGATATGATAGATGTTAGTGATATAaagattataaaaaagttaataaaagGAAGAGAACATAATAAATCTACTTGTGGATTAGATCCTATAGATTCTTTAATAGAAGCATCCTTCGacattatatgtaataatagaAACGGTTTAGATGCAGATAGATTTGATTATTTGCAAAGAGATTCAGCCATAGCTCCACCAAATGGTACTCTTCCATCCTTAAATTGTAATCGTATTATTTGTCAAAGTGCAGTTATTAATGGGCATATTACTTATAACGTTAAAGAAATACACCCTGTGTGGACCGTTTACATGAACAGATTTTCTCTATTTAAACAAGTATATACACATAGAAAAGTCAGAGCTATGGAATTGATGTTATGTGACGGATTTCGTTTAGCagatgatatatttaaatggtCAGAATCTTTACATGACTTAGATTCTTTTCTTGATTTAACGGATTCAtctataatatatgatattaaaaaaagagctCAAAAAGTAGATTGTGATGAAAAGattaaaaattctttaaaGTTAATTAACTCTGTCATACATGATAGAAACTCAGAATATgcttataaatacatttcagaaattaatatttcagaaccaaaattaataaaatatttaaaagatgTAACAAACGAAGACAGAATTGCTCGATATACCCATGGATTAAGTCCAGATGACATAATTATTGATTGGAATCATTTGAATTATGGAGTAGGTGCAAACGATCCTCTCGACTCCGTTTATTTCTTTAGTTCagataatgaaaatgaagcTTTTATAGCACACAAGGAATATAGGGGCACACATCCTAGATATTTTGAAGAATGTAACGTTAGATTAtactgtaaaaataaaaaggtgGCTCACTTAGCAAAAGAAGCACATctaaaatttatatctaaTGATGTTTTTTCAGAGACCTCCcctatatataaagaaattttgAAGTGA
- the PmUG01_14073500 gene encoding conserved Plasmodium protein, unknown function gives MGGDYFKLSEEVKLKGELTRKSNNIEDKAELFCFICLEKKLENSLLLSCCSLCTACVHKKCWFSWRKTQKLSSLRSKLLGLNKLDPLLCTICKTGTAKIEEERDFNWLVNNNSNKEFLQDELLRTIASILNNEVNDNNIPILHFKYIFSFNLIFLIISIIVIIFCTVIFHFTTTYVLLIALLVLYEVIVLQVVLYLYIKIRYS, from the coding sequence ATGGGTGGTGATTATTTCAAATTAAGTGAAGAGGTAAAACTAAAGGGGGAATTGACCAGAAAGAGCAACAACATAGAAGACAAAGCAGagttattttgttttatatgcttagaaaaaaaattggaaaactCACTTTTGCTTTCGTGCTGTTCGTTATGTACAGCATGTGTTCATAAGAAATGCTGGTTTAGTTGGAGGAAAACACAAAAGTTAAGTTCGCTAAGATCTAAATTATTAGGGTTAAATAAATTGGATCCTTTATTATGTACAATATGTAAAACAGGTACTGCAAAAATAGAAGAAGAAAGAGATTTTAACTGGttagtaaataataatagtaataaagaATTTTTGCAAGATGAATTATTGAGGACTATTGCTTccatattaaataatgaagtgaatgataataatatacctatattacatttcaaatatattttttcctttaatttaatttttttaattatatcaattatagtaattatattttgtacagtaatttttcattttacaaCCACTTATGTTCTCCTCATTGCTCTTCTTGTACTATATGAGGTTATAGTTCTACAAGTAgttttatatctttatattaaaatccgatatagttaa